The Rhizobium glycinendophyticum nucleotide sequence CAGCGGGATAACCTCGAAATCCTGCGCTATATCGCAGAGGACAACCCATTCGCCGCCGAACGGGTCGTGGATGCGATCGAGGACGCCGGGAACAAGCTCGGCGAATTTGCGACCGGCCGGCCGGGGCGGGTGAGCGGAACCTATGAAAAGTCCCTCGCCCGTCATCCCTACATCATCGCCTATGAGCTGCGGGACGTGGGGGGCCGGGAAAGCGTCGTGATCGTGCGCGTCATCCACACGTCGCGCGACTGGCCGGCCGAGGAATGGCCGCACTAGCTTAAAGACGTAGTAACGTCCTTAGCTATATGCTTCAATACGTATTCACGCAAAGAAGGATTGACGCATGAACGTCATTGCGTTTTTGAGCCAGAAGGGCGGGAGCGGAAAAACCACGCTTTCGGTTCATACCGCCGTGGCGGCCGAGGCGACCGGCGAACGGGTTTGCGTCATCGACGCGGACCCACAGGAGAGCGCGACCGCATGGGCGAGCGCGCGGGAAGCCGGAACGCCGATCGTCGCCACGGCGCAGGCCGGGGAGCTGGACGCCGCGCTTAGGGCGGCCGAGGGCGAGGGCATGACCTTGGCCGTAGTGGACGCCCCGCCCCATGCCGCCCCGGCGGCCGGCCAGATCGCCCGAAGGTCGGAGCTGGTCTTGATTCCGGTCAGACCGTCCGCGTTTGACCTCGCTGCGGTCCCGGCCGCCGTCGAGATCGTGGCGGCCGCGAAAGTGCGCGGCGCGTTCGTCCTGTCTGCCTGCCCGTTCCGTGCGCCCGAGATCGGGGAGACGCGCGCGGCGCTGGAAGCCTACGGACTGCCGATCGTTCCCGGCGAGATTACCGACCGGCGCGCGTTCGCCCGCGCCGTCACGACTGGCAGCGCCGTGACGGAGTTCGAGGCCGAAGGGAAAGCAGCGGAGGAAATCCGGGCTTTGTGGGCGTGGATTAAAGGCACGTTAGAACGTAAATAGCTAAATACGTAAGCGCGTATTGAAGGAGCGAAACCTATGGCAAAGAAAGCAACCGGCCTCGCGGCCTTCACCCGCCCGAAGGCCGGCGCGGAGGCCACCAGCCTTGCAGCGATCGAGGACGATCGCCCGGCCGTGGAAATCCCGACGCCGAGGCGAAAGAGGGGAGGGGGCGAGACTGTCGCGCTTACGGTCAAGGTCCGGCGATCGGACTGGCAGCGCCTTCGCCAGCTCGCGGATGCAGAGGGAACGACAATTCAGGCGATGGCCGAGGCCGGGCTTTCGGCGGTTCTGGCACAGCACGGATTGCCGCCGATCGAGCCTTATGCACGTTGATACGTAAATAGCTAAATACGCTAATGCTTGCGCGCGTGGCCCGCCCCCCGGCCGTCCCTACGGCCCTAGATGATGAGAGCGGGCCGGCCGGGGGGCTATCGTCGCGGCCGTGGCGTTTCCCTGAATAGAGCTTGCACCAGGTCGGCGGGTGGATCGCGGCGCAAGCCGCGCCGGCCCGGAGGCGAACGCGCTCCCCAATAGCGCCGTAGAGAGCCGGAGGGCCGTTCGTAACAAAGTCCCGGCGCTATGCGCCGGGTCCGCTTCTTGTCACGTCAGGCAGCGTCATACAGCCCCCGGAACTCTGCATCGGCATAATAGGCGAGCTTGCCGGCGACGATCGGCCGTTGCCCGGCGAGGAACAGCAATTCGACATGCTGCGGCAGGTTGCGGACCTCATCGGGGGTCAGCAGCGGGCGGGCCGTGTGTTGCTCGCCGTAGGAGATGCCGGATTTATCGGAATCGAGCGCCCGGCTCATGGTCTGGAACACAACGGTTTCCTGCCCGAGCAGATCGGAGACAAGCCGGGCGCTGTCGTGATCGTTGACGCCGAACACCTGTAGGACGCCGGCATTTGACAGGAAGGTGCCGGCGCGTTGCCCGTAGGTGGCGCGGAGCTGGTGAACGTCTTGCAGGATCGGCCAGAGCTGGACGCCGTAGCCGGCCATGAGGCCCATTGCGCGCTCGACGGGGGCCAGATGGCCGAGGGCGGCGAACTCATCGAGCAGATAGAGGACCGGCACGGCCGGCTTGGCGGGATCGCGGGCCATGTCGGTGAGGCTTTGCGCGACGAGCAGGCGCAGCCAGCGGGAATAGGTGGCGAGCCGATCGGGCGGCAGGACGAGGAACACCGAGACGTTGCGGCGCTTGAGATCGGCAAAGCCGAAATCGGATCGGTCGAGGACGGCGACCATGCGCGGGCTGTCGAGGAAATGGGTATGGCGCTGCGCGGCCGAGAGGACGCCGGCCGCCTCGCGGTCGGATTTGCCGAGGTGGCGGTTTGCAGCGCGGGCGATCAGGCCGGAGGCGGCCGTTGATGCCTGCATGTCCTTCAGGAGCGCCGCGAAGGCTTCAGGGGCGAGGGTGAGATATTCGCGCAGGGTGGCGAGGTTCCGCCTGTCGCGCGGCGCGCTGGCGGCAATATGGAGGATCAGGCCGGCAATGAGCGCCTTGGCTTCCTCGTTCCAATGCGCTTCGCCGGCCATGCCCGGTTCATCGAACACGAGGGCGTCGGCCAAGGTGCTTGCATCTTCCGCGACATCGAGGCCGGCCGGGTCGAGCTGGTCGAGGGGATTGAAGGCGGCCGAGGGCTGGCCGGTGACGCCGAAGGGGTCGAGGACATGGACCGGGCCGAATTGCTGGCGGGCGCGGCCGGCGATCTTGGCATTTTCGCCCTTGGGGTCGATGCAGATCACGGAGCGGTCGGCGGTGAGCAGGTTGGGGATGATGGTTCCCACCCCTTTGCCGGTGCGCGTCGGTGCCATCGTCAGCAGATGGGCCGGGCCGTCATAGCGCAGGAGCTTTCCGGTCTTGCCGTCGCGGCCGATCAGCAGGCCGGAATCGGCGCGGGCGAGGGCGGCGGTTTCCTTGTCGGTGGCGAAGCGGGCCGAGCCGTGGGTTTCGCCGTCCATATCCCCGAAATGGATAATCAGCGGATTGGTGAGGAAGCGGAAGGCGAGCGCCAGCAGCACCAGCAGCGTGACGAGATCGAGCAGGAGAACCGGAACCGAGCCGACGCGAAAGCCGATTTGTTCGAGAGCGAAGCGGCCGCCGAAGCCGACGACGAACAGGACGATAACAAGGAGGAACAGAAGCCCGAGAAGCGGTTTCCAGATGCGGAAAGGTGCGGCGAGCAGAGCGACGAACGCCCATAGCGGATCACGCGCGGCCTGCCGCACCATGTTCTTGAACGCACCCCATGCAAGTCTCGCCTGACTCATGCGGCCGTCCCCCCGGCGCTGCCTGTCGTCTCCCCGGCCGGCGCGTTGTCGATCAGGTCGGCAAACAGTTCCTTGTCACCGGGGCGCGTCAGGAAGTCGGGCAGCTCACGCTTGAGCCATTCGCCCAAGCGCCGGGAAAATTCTTCATCCTTGCCGTGTTCGAGGCGATGCAGGACGAGCGCGCCGAGCAGCACCTTGCGGCGCGTGTCGTTGGCGCGTTCCTGCTTCGACAGACGGGCCTTGAGCGTGGCGCGCTGCGCATCCAGTTCGGCCAAGCGTTGTTCGATCGTTTTGCGCGCCATTCCTCAAATCTCCTTTTCCGGTTGTTCGCCTAGACTATCATTCCCGACCGTCTTTTCCAGCGTTTGCCTGTTGCGCTTGAGTTTTCAGCGGTTTTGCAGCACAATTCCGGCCTCAGTTCATTGCATCGACCTTGCCGCGAGCGCCACACCGATCAGCGAAAGAGCGTAGCGATTGAGTTGAGAAGGGCGCACTTACGAGTTACTGCGTAACTCAGCGCGCCGCCAGCTTGGAGGCTGGCGGGAAAGGCGGAAACGGGATCGAGGCAACGGGTTGGCAATCTACCATTTCAGCATGAAGCCAGTTTCGCGGGCGGGTGGCCGTAGCGCCGTCGCCTCAATGGCTTATCGTGCCGGGGAGAAGCTGACCAACGAGCGCGACGGGATCACGCACGACTACACGGCCAAGCAGGGTGTTGAACATGCCGAGATCGTCTTGCCGGAAGGCGTGAACGCCGATTGGGCGCGGGATCGGTCGGACTTGTGGAACGCCGCCGAATTTGCCGAGAAGCGGAAGGACGCTCGCGTTGCGCGGGAGTTCGAGATTGCCTTGCCGCATGAGCTTTCGGCCGAGCAGCGGCTAGAGGCGGCGCGGGAGATGGCGCAGGAGCTGGCCGACCGCTACGGCGCGGCCGTGGACTTCGCCATTCATGCGCCGCACGAGGCGAGCGACGTTCGCAATCACCATGCCCATTTGCTTATGACCACGCGGCAGGTGACGGAGGGCGGGTTAGGCGACAAGACCTATCTTGAGCGCGAAAACAAATGGCTGTTGGCGCACGACCTGCCGACGACCGATATGCAGCTCCGCGACCTTCGCCAGAGGTGGGAGGGGATCGCCAACGAGCGCCTTGCGATGGCCGGGCTAGATATTCGCATTGACCATCGTTCGCACATGGAGCGCGGGCTAGAGATCGCGCCGACCGAGCATATGGGCGTCCATGCCACGCAGATGGAGCGGCGCGGCCTCGACGTGTCGCGGTCGCGGCTGGACGAGGAAGCGGCCCGGCGCAATGCCGAGCTGATCCGAGAGAAGCCCGAGCAGGTTCTAACCCTCATCACCGGCGAAAAGAGCGTGTTCGACCGGCACGACGTTGCGCGGGCGCTGCATCGCTACATCAACGACGACCCGCAGGAGTTCCAGAGCGCCTTTGCGAAGGTGATGGCCTCGCCGGCGCTGGTCGAGTTGCAGCCCGAGCGCGCGGACCCGGCAACGGGCGAGATCGAGCTTGCGCGGTATTCGACGCGGGAAATGGTCGAGATCGAATCCGGCATGATCGAGAGCGCGCAGCGGATGCACGGCGCGCATGGTCATGGCGTCGATCGCCGGCATGTCGAGCGGGCGATAGATCGGCAGGACGCCGCCATTCAGCGCAGCGCCGGCGATGCTTCCGCCCGGCTGTCGGACGAGCAGCGCCGGGCGATCGAGCATATCACCGGGCCGGAGAGGATCGCGGCCGTTGTCGGTTATGCCGGCGCTGGCAAGTCCACCATGCTCGCGGCCGCGCGCGAGGCGTGGGAGGCCGAGGGCTATCAGGTCCACGGCGCGGCGCTGTCGGGCAAGGCGGCCGAGGGCTTGGAGGAATCTTCCGGCATCCAGAGCCGCACCCTCGCGTCATGGTCCCGCGGTTGGGAGAACGACCGCGGCACACTCGGCCGCGGCGACGTGTTCGTGATCGACGAGGCGGGCATGGTCGGGAGCCGCCAGCTCGCCCGCTTCGTTGGCGAGGCCGAGGCGCGCGGGGCGAAGATCGTCCTTGTAGGCGACCATGAGCAGTTGCAGGCGATCGGGGCGGGCGCACCGTTTAGGGCGATCACGGAGGAAATCGGCCATGCCGAGCTGTCCGAGATTCGCCGGCAGCGCGTGGACTGGCAGCGGGAGGCGTCGGTTGACTTCGCCACGCACCGGACGGCCGAGGGGCTGGCGGCCTATCGGGATCGCGGCAATATCAGCTTTGCCGAAACCGGCGAGGACGCGCGGGGCCAGATCGTGCGCGACTACCTTGCCGATCGCGACGAGCGCCCGGACGGCACCCGCGTAGCGATGGCGCATCGCCGGGCCGATGTTCGCGCCATCAACGACGCGATCCGGGCCGAGCTACAGGACCGGGGCGAGCTGGCGCAGGGCGAGGACGCCGGCGCGCTGACCTTCCAGACCAATGACGGCAAGCGGGAGTTCGCGCCCGGCGACCGCATCGTGTTCTTGGAGAACAACCGCGACCTTGGCGTGAAAAACGGGATGCTAGGCACGGTCGATCATGTCGAGCCGGGCCGCATCATTGCCACGCTCGACGGCCGGGGCGGCGATAGTGTTTCCGTGCCGATGGGCGATTATCAGGCGATCGACCACGGCTATGCGACGACGATTCACAAAAATCAGGGGGCGACGGTGGACCGCGCCTATGTGATG carries:
- a CDS encoding type II toxin-antitoxin system RelE/ParE family toxin, whose protein sequence is MRPVVWSIEAQRDNLEILRYIAEDNPFAAERVVDAIEDAGNKLGEFATGRPGRVSGTYEKSLARHPYIIAYELRDVGGRESVVIVRVIHTSRDWPAEEWPH
- the traA gene encoding Ti-type conjugative transfer relaxase TraA produces the protein MAIYHFSMKPVSRAGGRSAVASMAYRAGEKLTNERDGITHDYTAKQGVEHAEIVLPEGVNADWARDRSDLWNAAEFAEKRKDARVAREFEIALPHELSAEQRLEAAREMAQELADRYGAAVDFAIHAPHEASDVRNHHAHLLMTTRQVTEGGLGDKTYLERENKWLLAHDLPTTDMQLRDLRQRWEGIANERLAMAGLDIRIDHRSHMERGLEIAPTEHMGVHATQMERRGLDVSRSRLDEEAARRNAELIREKPEQVLTLITGEKSVFDRHDVARALHRYINDDPQEFQSAFAKVMASPALVELQPERADPATGEIELARYSTREMVEIESGMIESAQRMHGAHGHGVDRRHVERAIDRQDAAIQRSAGDASARLSDEQRRAIEHITGPERIAAVVGYAGAGKSTMLAAAREAWEAEGYQVHGAALSGKAAEGLEESSGIQSRTLASWSRGWENDRGTLGRGDVFVIDEAGMVGSRQLARFVGEAEARGAKIVLVGDHEQLQAIGAGAPFRAITEEIGHAELSEIRRQRVDWQREASVDFATHRTAEGLAAYRDRGNISFAETGEDARGQIVRDYLADRDERPDGTRVAMAHRRADVRAINDAIRAELQDRGELAQGEDAGALTFQTNDGKREFAPGDRIVFLENNRDLGVKNGMLGTVDHVEPGRIIATLDGRGGDSVSVPMGDYQAIDHGYATTIHKNQGATVDRAYVMASGTMDRHLTYVAMTRHRDGVQLYAAQDEFTNAGRLVEHGAAPYEHDPQKSDSYFVTLENDKGEQRTLWGVDLERAMKEAAPEIGEKIGLQHEGSTPVTLPDGTQTHRNTWKVQDAGELAYSQLERRLSRSGVKETTLDYTRDFAERRGIAEQMGVRSEIEIPAERTGLRAERESTAGDHALDRRSSQKVRADLAQDLRADPREDLAGDRQQRQRPFEGLKLGRRAAPESREPDRAGADGPQIDQKRPQQAEKQRRGMFAGLKLNARPAPSQERTERPEREGSLRQAPAPDRLAERARGQSPLEAAVDRYSRAYQSIDQHRREGLPVLDMQRQEIGDAGRQLDQVQGGMKDLLRSTLQNDPATVRAMTELSGRERVAQVIDGMKRENAALQDPNIRAERFVERWQELQGQRRELRGWQHDDARAKVESQMNGMTKSLERDPQVDSILRNRRQELGIGQQQRRGQSIAHELQEEMSRSRQLSRGIGLGR
- a CDS encoding type IV secretory system conjugative DNA transfer family protein, with amino-acid sequence MSQARLAWGAFKNMVRQAARDPLWAFVALLAAPFRIWKPLLGLLFLLVIVLFVVGFGGRFALEQIGFRVGSVPVLLLDLVTLLVLLALAFRFLTNPLIIHFGDMDGETHGSARFATDKETAALARADSGLLIGRDGKTGKLLRYDGPAHLLTMAPTRTGKGVGTIIPNLLTADRSVICIDPKGENAKIAGRARQQFGPVHVLDPFGVTGQPSAAFNPLDQLDPAGLDVAEDASTLADALVFDEPGMAGEAHWNEEAKALIAGLILHIAASAPRDRRNLATLREYLTLAPEAFAALLKDMQASTAASGLIARAANRHLGKSDREAAGVLSAAQRHTHFLDSPRMVAVLDRSDFGFADLKRRNVSVFLVLPPDRLATYSRWLRLLVAQSLTDMARDPAKPAVPVLYLLDEFAALGHLAPVERAMGLMAGYGVQLWPILQDVHQLRATYGQRAGTFLSNAGVLQVFGVNDHDSARLVSDLLGQETVVFQTMSRALDSDKSGISYGEQHTARPLLTPDEVRNLPQHVELLFLAGQRPIVAGKLAYYADAEFRGLYDAA
- the parA gene encoding ParA family partition ATPase produces the protein MNVIAFLSQKGGSGKTTLSVHTAVAAEATGERVCVIDADPQESATAWASAREAGTPIVATAQAGELDAALRAAEGEGMTLAVVDAPPHAAPAAGQIARRSELVLIPVRPSAFDLAAVPAAVEIVAAAKVRGAFVLSACPFRAPEIGETRAALEAYGLPIVPGEITDRRAFARAVTTGSAVTEFEAEGKAAEEIRALWAWIKGTLERK